The proteins below come from a single Thunnus thynnus chromosome 10, fThuThy2.1, whole genome shotgun sequence genomic window:
- the LOC137191644 gene encoding chemerin-like receptor 1, whose protein sequence is MTATPSYHTNTTGEEIGSSNDIYADLRGSLNIMSVVIYSLDFVLGVLGNGVVIWVTGFKMKKTVNTVWILNLAVADFLFTAFLPFSATYTALGFHWPFGKFMCKLDNTVRFLNMFASVYILVVISVDRYVSVVWPVWAQNNRNVRKASCVSLGVWVLGLILSSPCFIFRDLWPSSHDKPIICYDNYAFSDDYKTPSVKQLRLLRLKAMTITRFLLGFVVPFTVIVSCYAVIIHRLRRNRTRASHSSRPFKIIAAVITAFFLCWAPYYIMTLIELWHHIDNRSSEVLKLVVTIGVPLATSLAYLNSCLNPLLYVFMGQDFKDKVRKSILNVFETAFREEVSRLHTDTKSVDTSQSLDMSILNTQV, encoded by the coding sequence ATGACTGCTACACCTTCCTATCACACCAATACAACAGGTGAAGAAATTGGCTCTTCTAATGACATCTATGCTGATCTGAGAGGGTCTCTCAACATCATGTCTGTCGTTATCTACTCCCTGGATTTCGTTCTGGGTGTGCTCGGAAATGGAGTGGTTATCTGGGTGACTGGGTTCAAGATGAAGAAAACAGTGAACACAGTTTGGATCCTCAACCTtgctgtggctgacttcctcTTCACAGCTTTCCTTCCTTTTAGTGCGACGTACACAGCTCTGGGTTTCCACTGGCCTTTCGGCAAGTTCATGTGCAAACTGGACAACACAGTAAGATTTCTGAACATGTTTGCCAGTGTCTACATTCTGGTGGTGATCAGTGTGGACAGATATGTGTCTGTGGTGTGGCCAGTCTGGGCCCAGAACAACCGAAATGTACGCAAGGCGTCCTGTGTGAGTCTGGGTGTTTGGGTATTGGGTCTGATACTCAGCTCTCCATGCTTCATCTTCAGGGACCTTTGGCCATCATCTCATGATAAACCAATCATATGCTACGACAACTATGCCTTTTCTGATGACTACAAAACACCATCTGTGAAACAGTTACGACTGCTTCGTTTAAAGGCCATGACCATCACTCGCTTCCTCCTGGGTTTTGTTGTTCCCTTCACTGTCATTGTCTCCTGTTATGCTGTGATAATCCATCGTCTCAGGAGGAACCGTACCAGGGCCAGCCACTCAAGTCGCCCCTTTAAGATCATCGCTGCTGTTATCACTGCTTTTTTCCTGTGCTGGGCTCCCTATTACATCATGACTCTAATAGAGTTATGGCATCACATTGATAATAGGTCAAGTGAAGTATTAAAACTTGTCGTCACTATTGGGGTCCCTTTAGCCACCAGCCTGGCCTATCTTAACAGTTGCCTGAATCCACTGCTGTATGTCTTCATGGGCCAAGATTTCAAGGATAAAGTTCGCAAATCCATCCTGAATGTATTTGAGACTGCTTTCCGGGAGGAGGTTTCCCGTTTGCACACTGACACAAAGTCAGTGGACACCAGTCAGAGTCTTGACATGTCAATTCTAAATACTCAAGTATAA
- the LOC137191638 gene encoding chemerin-like receptor 1 — MMEMTATPSYHTNTTGEEIGSSNDNYADLRRSLNIMSVVIYSLDFVLGVLGNGVVIWVTGFKMKKTVNTVWILNLAVADFLFTAFLPFRVIYTALGFHWPFSKFMCKLDNTVRFLNMFASVYILVVISVDRYVSVVWPVWAQNHRSVHKASYVSLGVWVLGLILSLPYFIFRDIGPSSDDETIINCYDNYAFSDDYKTLSVNQLPLLNFKAMTITRFLLGFVVPFTVIVSCYAAIIHRLRRNRTRASHSSRPFKIIAAVITAFFLCWAPYYIMTLIELWHHIDNRSSGVLKLVITIGGPLATSLAYLNSCLNPLLYVFMGQDFKDKVRKSILNVFETAFREEVSRLHTDTKSVDTSPSLDMSILNTQV, encoded by the coding sequence ATGATGGAGATGACTGCTACACCTTCCTATCACACCAATACAACAGGTGAAGAAATTGGCTCTTCTAATGACAACTATGCTGATCTGAGAAGGTCTCTCAACATCATGTCTGTCGTTATCTACTCCCTGGATTTCGTTCTGGGTGTGCTCGGAAATGGAGTGGTTATCTGGGTGACTGGGttcaaaatgaagaaaacagtgaaCACAGTTTGGATCCTCAACCTtgctgtggctgacttcctcTTCACAGCTTTCCTTCCTTTTAGAGTGATATACACAGCTCTGGGTTTCCACTGGCCTTTCAGCAAGTTCATGTGCAAACTGGACAACACAGTAAGATTTCTGAACATGTTTGCCAGTGTCTACATTCTGGTGGTGATCAGTGTGGACAGATATGTGTCTGTGGTGTGGCCAGTCTGGGCCCAGAACCACCGCAGTGTACACAAGGCGTCCTATGTGAGTCTGGGTGTCTGGGTGCTGGGTCTGATTCTCAGCCTTCCATACTTCATTTTCAGGGACATTGGGCCATCATCTGATGATGAAACAATCATCAACTGCTACGACAACTATGCCTTTTCTGATGACTACAAAACACTGTCTGTGAATCAGTTACCACTTCTTAATTTTAAGGCCATGACCATCACTCGCTTCCTCCTGGGTTTTGTTGTTCCCTTCACTGTCATTGTCTCCTGTTATGCTGCGATAATCCATCGTCTCAGGAGGAACCGTACCAGGGCCAGCCACTCAAGTCGCCCCTTTAAGATCATCGCTGCTGTTATCACTGCTTTTTTCCTGTGCTGGGCTCCCTATTACATCATGACTCTAATAGAGTTATGGCATCACATTGATAATAGGTCAAGTGGAGTATTAAAACTTGTCATCACTATCGGGGGCCCTTTAGCCACCAGCCTGGCCTATCTTAACAGTTGCCTGAATCCACTGCTGTATGTCTTCATGGGCCAAGATTTCAAGGATAAAGTTCGCAAATCCATCCTGAATGTATTTGAGACTGCTTTCCGGGAGGAGGTTTCCCGTTTGCACACTGACACAAAGTCAGTGGACACCAGTCCGAGTCTTGACATGTCAATTCTAAATACTCAAGTATAA